Proteins encoded by one window of Ascochyta rabiei chromosome 1, complete sequence:
- a CDS encoding mitochondrial membrane protein, whose amino-acid sequence MSPSLPYAADVESPLKPDELQVLRAQYEKEGEYVGLQTKFNYAWGLIKSNDRPDQQEGVRLLSEIFRGSRERRRECLYYLALGNYKLGNYAEARRYNELLLELEPANLQAGSLKGLIDEKVAKEGLVGAAIVGGIAVAAGLVGTLLLKSGRRR is encoded by the exons ATGTCGCCGTCGCTCCCAT ATGCTGCCGACGTTGAGTCGCCGCTGAAGCCCGACGAACTCCAGGTCCTGCGCGCGCAATACGAAAAGGAAGGCGAATATGTCGGCCTGCAGACCAAGTTCAACTACGCATGG GGCCTGATCAAATCGAACGATCGCCCCGACCAGCAAGAAGGCGTGCGCCTGCTGTCGGAAATCTTCCGTGGCTCGCGTGAACGCCGTCGCGAGTGTCTGTATTACCTCGCGCTGGGAAATTACAAACTGGGCAACTATGCGGAGGCAAGAAGATATAACGAGTTGCTGTTGGAGCTCGAGCCGGCAAATCTGCAGGCAGGGAGCTTGAAGGGGCTTATCGATGAGAAGGTTGCGAAGGAGGGCTTGGTAGGAGCCGCGATTGTGGGCGGTATCGCTGTCGCTGCTGGGTTGGTGGGGACTCTCCTGCTGAAGTCCGGCAGGAGAAGGTGA